The following proteins are co-located in the Spirosoma montaniterrae genome:
- the moaA gene encoding GTP 3',8-cyclase MoaA: protein MIYDNHNRPITYLRLAVTDRCNLRCFYCMPEEGIKYLPKHQLLTYEEMERLVQVLARLGVSKVRITGGEPFVRTGLMDFMHRLAAIDGLTDLSMTTNGVLTAPHVADLAALGVKAVNLSLDTLDRERFHKITRRDELPAVLNTLDALLKAGIETKINAVVMDGQNTQDIVPLAELTRNLPVDARFIEEMPFNGEGSHYPVLHWTHRRIVDELRAHFPDLHKLPDPPFSTANNYQIPGHQGTIGVIAAFSRTFCGTCNRIRLTAQGTLKTCLYDNGVLDVRALIRAGATDDDLTAAFLRAFAHRPANGFEAEQSRGVVTESMSTIGG from the coding sequence ATGATTTACGACAACCACAATCGCCCCATTACCTACCTCCGGCTGGCCGTGACCGACCGGTGTAATCTGCGGTGCTTTTACTGTATGCCCGAAGAAGGCATCAAGTACCTGCCGAAGCATCAACTGCTGACTTACGAGGAGATGGAGCGGCTGGTGCAGGTACTGGCCCGGCTGGGTGTATCGAAGGTCAGAATCACGGGTGGAGAACCGTTTGTGCGCACGGGCCTGATGGACTTTATGCACCGGCTGGCCGCTATCGACGGGCTAACCGACCTCTCTATGACTACCAACGGCGTGCTGACCGCTCCGCACGTAGCCGACCTGGCCGCGCTGGGCGTGAAAGCCGTGAACCTCAGCTTAGACACCCTCGACCGGGAACGTTTTCATAAAATTACCCGGCGCGACGAACTGCCCGCCGTACTGAATACGCTCGACGCTCTGCTGAAGGCGGGTATCGAGACAAAGATCAACGCGGTGGTTATGGACGGTCAGAATACGCAGGACATTGTGCCGCTGGCCGAACTTACCCGCAACCTGCCCGTTGATGCGCGGTTTATCGAAGAAATGCCCTTCAACGGCGAAGGAAGCCATTACCCCGTGCTGCACTGGACCCACCGGCGCATCGTCGACGAACTGCGGGCGCACTTCCCCGACCTGCACAAACTGCCTGACCCGCCGTTCTCAACGGCCAACAACTACCAGATTCCGGGCCATCAGGGCACCATCGGCGTAATTGCCGCTTTCAGCCGGACGTTCTGCGGCACCTGCAACCGTATTCGCCTGACCGCTCAGGGAACGCTCAAAACCTGCCTCTACGACAATGGCGTATTAGATGTTCGTGCGCTCATAAGGGCCGGTGCTACCGACGACGACCTGACGGCGGCTTTCCTGCGGGCGTTTGCCCATCGCCCCGCCAACGGTTTCGAGGCCGAACAAAGTCGGGGCGTCGTTACCGAGTCAATGTCAACAATTGGGGGGTAA
- a CDS encoding sialidase family protein — MIYVITPRSIYEKYVCLATTIHLLLFICFGYGQGQSVPSLSKPGEGAYLKGELIYPLDNRPTPEVHASTLVETSSGIVSAFFAGTYERHRDVGIRVSRLANGRWTRPEEVANGIVNDTLRYPCWNPVLFLPKGGPLMLFYKVGPSPSTWWGMLMTSTDDGRSWSKPRKLGENKAVGHLLGPVKNKPVQVADGTIICPTSLERDLPDDKDDDWRVYFEISKDLGQTWSVVGPINDGVEFDAIQPSILTYPDGKLQAIGRTRQDVIFQTWSTDQGKNWSRLTSLGLPNPNAGTDAVTLRDGRQLLVYNHTTKKGSEPKDRNMLNVALSADGKTWKPVMTLENVPNENGYSYPAVIQSADGKVHITYTYNRYSVKYVVLDPSKLTL, encoded by the coding sequence ATGATTTACGTTATAACGCCCCGCTCCATTTATGAAAAATATGTCTGCCTCGCTACTACTATTCATCTGCTTCTATTCATCTGCTTCGGCTATGGACAAGGTCAGTCGGTGCCGTCCCTGTCGAAGCCAGGCGAAGGTGCTTATCTGAAAGGCGAACTGATTTACCCGCTCGATAATCGGCCTACGCCCGAAGTTCACGCATCGACGCTTGTCGAAACGTCTTCGGGCATAGTAAGTGCTTTTTTTGCAGGCACTTACGAACGCCACCGCGACGTGGGCATTCGGGTATCGCGTTTGGCAAACGGGCGGTGGACCAGGCCCGAAGAAGTAGCGAATGGCATAGTGAATGATACGTTACGCTATCCGTGCTGGAACCCGGTGCTGTTTCTGCCCAAAGGTGGCCCCCTGATGCTGTTCTATAAAGTAGGCCCCAGCCCAAGCACCTGGTGGGGTATGCTCATGACCTCGACCGACGATGGCCGAAGCTGGTCGAAACCGCGCAAATTGGGCGAAAACAAAGCCGTTGGGCATTTACTCGGCCCCGTAAAAAACAAACCCGTGCAAGTAGCTGATGGCACCATCATCTGCCCAACGAGCCTCGAACGCGACCTGCCCGATGACAAAGACGACGATTGGCGGGTCTATTTCGAGATCAGCAAAGACCTCGGCCAAACGTGGTCGGTGGTAGGGCCTATCAATGACGGTGTAGAATTCGACGCCATTCAGCCCAGTATTCTGACGTATCCCGACGGAAAACTACAGGCCATTGGGCGCACCCGGCAGGATGTCATTTTCCAGACATGGTCGACAGATCAGGGCAAAAACTGGAGCAGGCTCACCTCGCTGGGTCTGCCCAATCCGAATGCCGGCACCGATGCCGTAACGCTACGCGACGGGCGGCAATTACTCGTTTACAACCACACCACCAAAAAAGGCAGCGAACCCAAAGATCGGAATATGCTGAATGTGGCCCTCTCAGCAGATGGCAAAACCTGGAAGCCGGTGATGACGCTGGAAAACGTACCGAACGAAAACGGCTACTCCTACCCCGCCGTCATCCAGTCGGCAGATGGTAAGGTACACATAACCTATACGTACAACCGCTACTCGGTCAAATACGTCGTACTCGACCCATCGAAACTGACCTTATAA
- a CDS encoding polysaccharide deacetylase family protein: MLTRQLLPGLTALALSTLVMNGLTGCQSKGSSATEATTTTADSVSASKSDETNASTTTSAPADPTKIPASKRSGVPVADAATIIARPQVPVLCYHQVRDWRPKDSKSARDYIIPTQVFNEHMQMLADSGYTAISPDQLYAYLTTGAALPKKPVMISFDDGNLDQYETAVPIMDKHGFKASFFIMTVAIGRRGKQPYMDKTQLKDLADRGHTIGAHTWDHHNVKKYQGDDWKTQIEEPNAKLESITGKPVRYFAYPFGLWNEAALPELQKRGYLISFALSDKKLDPNMPLQTIRRIIAGGQWSAKTLHRNMVGSFD, from the coding sequence ATGCTTACTCGTCAATTATTACCCGGTCTAACCGCCCTTGCTTTATCTACCCTTGTCATGAATGGCCTGACTGGTTGCCAGTCGAAAGGTTCATCGGCCACGGAAGCCACCACAACCACCGCCGATTCGGTTTCTGCCAGCAAATCAGACGAAACCAACGCCAGCACAACCACGTCTGCACCGGCTGATCCAACTAAAATTCCGGCCAGCAAACGGTCCGGCGTTCCGGTTGCCGATGCGGCCACCATCATTGCCCGCCCGCAGGTGCCGGTGCTGTGCTACCATCAGGTGCGCGACTGGCGACCAAAAGACTCGAAATCGGCCCGCGATTACATCATTCCAACGCAGGTGTTTAACGAACACATGCAGATGCTGGCCGACAGCGGTTATACGGCCATTTCGCCCGATCAGCTTTATGCCTACCTGACCACGGGCGCGGCTCTGCCCAAAAAGCCGGTCATGATTAGTTTCGACGATGGCAACCTCGATCAGTATGAAACCGCCGTACCGATTATGGACAAACACGGCTTCAAGGCTTCTTTTTTTATCATGACGGTAGCCATTGGTCGGCGGGGAAAACAGCCGTACATGGATAAAACGCAGCTTAAAGACCTTGCCGACCGGGGCCACACCATCGGGGCGCATACGTGGGACCACCACAACGTGAAAAAATACCAGGGCGACGACTGGAAAACGCAAATCGAAGAACCAAACGCCAAATTGGAAAGCATTACGGGCAAGCCGGTGCGCTATTTCGCCTATCCGTTCGGGCTGTGGAACGAAGCCGCTCTGCCCGAACTGCAAAAACGCGGCTACCTGATTTCATTTGCCCTGTCGGACAAGAAGTTAGACCCAAATATGCCGCTGCAAACCATACGGCGTATCATTGCTGGCGGACAGTGGAGCGCGAAAACGCTGCACCGCAATATGGTCGGCAGCTTCGATTAA
- a CDS encoding PIN domain-containing protein produces MSQYVTDTMAIVLYLSKRKMPLFIKQLFQSADLGLTQIVVPAMVVVEVGYLSAKGRVDVSLTDLKQHLAQYPAYRFEPLTLDIIEASSVMIDIPELHDRLIAATARWLTISVITNDPDIRASSFVAAIW; encoded by the coding sequence ATGAGTCAGTACGTTACCGATACAATGGCGATTGTGCTGTATTTGAGCAAGCGCAAAATGCCCCTATTTATCAAACAGCTTTTTCAATCAGCAGACCTTGGACTTACCCAAATCGTAGTGCCAGCAATGGTAGTTGTTGAAGTTGGCTATCTATCGGCAAAAGGTCGTGTTGATGTTTCGCTGACGGATTTGAAGCAGCATTTAGCTCAATACCCTGCGTATCGTTTTGAGCCACTCACGCTCGACATTATCGAAGCGAGTTCAGTAATGATCGATATTCCCGAACTTCATGATCGGCTTATTGCTGCTACTGCCCGGTGGTTAACTATTTCGGTTATTACGAACGATCCCGATATTCGGGCATCTTCTTTTGTCGCGGCAATCTGGTAG
- a CDS encoding MFS transporter: protein MSSDFALTANTTVSAPTKPNKWLVLATLAFGTFMATLDSSIVNIALPTIRRELNAGDSVEWVILSYLLTTTSTLLIMGKLSDWLGRRRMYITGFAIFVLGSLLCGLSWNIGSLITFRVVQGLGAAMIFAIGPAIISDTFAPAERGQALGLMGAVVAAGSSAGPVAGGLLLANFGWQSIFFVNLPIGMLAIWRASVVLPASPRQPQQSFDLVGAGLFLVGIITLLTGLDFGPEPEYGWNNPLVLGMLSAGVVLLTGFFWWESRTPAPMLKLSLFQSRPYTSAIVAAWLGFVASGGNLFIIPFFLQQLLGFTPQKAGLVLLSGPLTLSIVAPIGGYLSSRLPTRWLATAGLLLTASGYFAFSFLQADWDWHDVVWRTALISCGFALFQSPNSSSALNSAPLSERGIASSMIAFMRNMGFVVGIALAAAIWYSIRNRYALTHGGDAVSPTAQLTGMQSVYWTLTGVVLLAAAISFLRGNRPASPEHPETTKGGMATIVG from the coding sequence TTGTCTTCTGACTTTGCTTTGACTGCCAACACAACCGTTTCTGCCCCGACGAAGCCGAACAAATGGCTGGTGCTGGCTACGCTGGCCTTCGGAACCTTTATGGCAACGCTCGACAGCAGCATTGTCAACATTGCCCTGCCCACCATCCGGCGCGAACTGAACGCAGGCGACAGTGTAGAGTGGGTAATTCTCAGTTACCTGCTCACTACTACCAGCACCCTGCTCATTATGGGTAAACTCTCCGACTGGCTCGGTAGGCGACGGATGTACATCACGGGTTTTGCCATTTTCGTGCTGGGGTCGCTGCTGTGCGGGCTGTCGTGGAATATTGGCTCTCTGATAACGTTTCGGGTTGTGCAGGGCCTGGGCGCGGCTATGATTTTTGCCATTGGCCCGGCTATTATTTCCGATACGTTTGCCCCTGCCGAGCGCGGTCAGGCACTGGGGCTGATGGGTGCGGTCGTAGCTGCCGGTTCGAGTGCGGGGCCGGTGGCGGGCGGCTTGCTGCTGGCGAATTTCGGCTGGCAGAGCATTTTTTTCGTCAACCTTCCCATTGGTATGCTTGCCATCTGGCGGGCGTCGGTGGTGCTTCCCGCGAGTCCAAGACAGCCGCAACAATCGTTCGATCTGGTGGGAGCGGGGTTGTTTCTGGTCGGTATAATTACCCTGCTAACGGGCCTGGACTTTGGCCCTGAACCTGAATACGGCTGGAATAATCCGCTGGTATTGGGGATGTTGAGTGCCGGGGTTGTGCTGCTAACAGGATTTTTCTGGTGGGAAAGCCGCACCCCCGCTCCCATGCTGAAACTTAGCCTGTTTCAGAGCCGCCCTTACACGTCGGCCATTGTGGCGGCCTGGCTGGGGTTTGTGGCGTCGGGCGGCAATCTGTTCATAATTCCGTTCTTCTTGCAGCAGCTTTTAGGCTTTACGCCCCAGAAAGCTGGTTTGGTGTTGCTGTCAGGGCCGCTGACACTCAGCATTGTAGCTCCCATCGGCGGCTACCTGTCGAGCCGGTTGCCAACGCGCTGGCTGGCAACGGCGGGCCTGTTACTGACAGCCTCGGGCTATTTCGCCTTTTCGTTTCTGCAAGCCGACTGGGACTGGCACGATGTAGTCTGGCGGACGGCCCTCATTAGCTGCGGGTTTGCCTTGTTTCAGTCGCCCAACAGCAGCAGTGCGCTCAATTCGGCTCCGTTGTCGGAGCGTGGTATTGCCAGCAGTATGATTGCGTTTATGCGAAATATGGGTTTTGTGGTGGGCATTGCGCTGGCGGCTGCTATCTGGTACAGCATTCGCAACCGGTATGCCCTGACGCACGGGGGCGATGCCGTTAGCCCTACCGCGCAACTGACGGGTATGCAATCTGTGTACTGGACCCTGACGGGCGTAGTTCTGCTGGCGGCAGCTATTTCGTTCTTACGAGGCAATCGGCCTGCCAGTCCTGAACACCCCGAAACAACTAAAGGAGGCATGGCTACCATAGTCGGGTAA
- a CDS encoding cysteine desulfurase family protein: MIYLDNNATTRIDPRVLDAMMPFLTDNFANAASTHPFGVGASEAVKRARQQLADLLNCETHELVFTSGATEAINLAIKGVAERTDTNRKHIVTVQTEHKAVLDVCHYLETRGFAVTYLPVRPAWDADAGLIDLNELKAAVGPDTLLVSVMLVNNETGVIQPIKQIADIAHAAGAFFMTDATQAVGKLPIDVDALGIDLLAFSAHKFYGPKGIGGLFVRQRRPNKVKLEAVLHGGGHERGLRSGTLNVPGIVGMGAAASHVETQRVASPDRMAGLTHKETQHLASLRDRLETELLTIPGTRINGNQQHRLYNTTNILFENCDSDALIMGLEGIAVSNGSACTAASIDPSHVLLAMGLSEQEAFSCLRFSVGRFNTEADITATVSAVKHVVEELRALV; the protein is encoded by the coding sequence ATGATTTATTTGGATAACAACGCCACGACCCGCATCGACCCGCGTGTGCTCGATGCGATGATGCCGTTTCTGACCGACAACTTCGCCAACGCGGCCAGTACGCACCCGTTTGGTGTGGGCGCGAGCGAGGCCGTAAAGCGGGCACGGCAACAACTGGCCGATCTGCTGAACTGCGAGACGCACGAGTTGGTGTTTACGTCGGGCGCGACCGAGGCTATCAATCTCGCGATCAAGGGCGTAGCCGAACGGACCGATACAAATCGCAAACACATCGTGACGGTGCAGACCGAACACAAAGCTGTGCTGGACGTATGCCATTACCTCGAAACGCGCGGCTTTGCCGTAACGTACCTGCCCGTTCGGCCTGCCTGGGACGCCGACGCGGGGTTGATTGACCTGAACGAACTGAAAGCGGCTGTTGGTCCCGATACGCTGCTGGTGTCGGTCATGCTGGTCAACAACGAAACGGGCGTGATTCAGCCAATTAAGCAAATCGCCGACATTGCTCATGCTGCCGGTGCCTTTTTCATGACCGACGCCACACAGGCCGTAGGTAAACTACCCATCGATGTCGATGCCCTCGGAATCGACCTGCTTGCGTTTTCGGCGCACAAGTTTTACGGTCCCAAAGGCATAGGCGGGTTATTCGTGCGGCAACGCAGGCCCAACAAGGTAAAGCTGGAGGCTGTTTTGCACGGGGGCGGTCACGAGCGCGGCCTACGCAGCGGCACCCTAAACGTACCGGGCATTGTAGGCATGGGCGCAGCAGCATCCCACGTAGAGACGCAAAGGGTTGCGTCTCCTGACCGGATGGCTGGGCTGACGCATAAAGAGACGCAACATCTTGCGTCTCTACGCGACCGATTAGAAACCGAACTGCTGACGATTCCCGGCACCCGTATCAACGGCAATCAACAGCACCGGCTGTACAACACCACCAACATTCTGTTTGAAAACTGCGACTCCGACGCGCTCATTATGGGATTGGAAGGCATTGCCGTATCGAATGGTTCGGCCTGCACAGCCGCCAGCATCGACCCGTCGCACGTGTTACTGGCTATGGGCCTGAGCGAACAGGAAGCGTTTTCATGTCTGCGCTTCAGCGTAGGCCGCTTCAACACCGAAGCCGACATCACGGCCACAGTTTCGGCGGTAAAACACGTAGTGGAGGAGTTGCGGGCGTTAGTGTGA
- a CDS encoding ATP-binding protein: MHLDHGLELMAKLFEQNKTYTGLDFLFDEVERGIEALEDADVPVTPVTNRHQNIHKNYFSGPLRVNVGYDIETGEQLTAILNMVELHSNAHIAVAGESGSGKTQFALSLLQQVSDVSNGAVNFIYLDFKGLQPADLPRRQSFFDATRAVYLDVPQTPFPFNPLTFIDNVNEKNKIQGISKFVDIIMRYAARMGPVQQQQLKEATRAAFEAKKLGEYPTLADVNEHLKDVTGGKPGVLTQIMDSLSELELFAPATDAKDSFLNRNYYVSLGANLDDSIRYTATFLLINYVYNTFMNMEEAPVEPDSMGNPLQAIRYVFLIDEANVIFREGKSRALLDEMLRQVRSKGVMVVLLSQQIKEFIQADMDFSANCANVFLLNIKDKNIRQMARFLGFGEKESLTLARSMEKIENGQAVMSLKEFKRGELVKLERFNK; encoded by the coding sequence ATGCACCTCGACCACGGGCTTGAACTGATGGCGAAGCTGTTTGAGCAGAACAAAACCTACACCGGGCTTGACTTCCTGTTCGATGAGGTAGAGCGTGGCATCGAAGCCCTCGAAGACGCCGACGTGCCCGTTACGCCCGTAACGAACCGCCACCAGAACATTCATAAGAATTATTTCAGCGGCCCGCTCCGGGTCAACGTTGGCTACGATATCGAAACCGGCGAACAGCTAACGGCCATCCTGAACATGGTCGAACTGCACAGCAACGCCCACATTGCCGTAGCGGGCGAGTCGGGTAGCGGCAAAACGCAGTTCGCGCTAAGTCTGCTGCAACAGGTTTCCGACGTATCGAACGGGGCCGTAAACTTCATTTATTTAGATTTCAAGGGGCTGCAACCCGCTGACCTCCCGCGTCGGCAATCGTTCTTCGACGCCACCCGCGCCGTATATCTCGACGTACCGCAAACGCCGTTTCCGTTCAACCCGCTCACGTTTATCGACAATGTAAACGAGAAGAACAAAATACAGGGCATCAGCAAGTTTGTGGATATCATTATGCGTTATGCGGCTCGTATGGGACCCGTGCAGCAGCAGCAACTGAAAGAAGCTACTCGGGCTGCCTTCGAAGCCAAAAAATTGGGCGAATATCCCACGCTGGCCGACGTAAACGAGCATTTGAAAGACGTAACGGGCGGCAAACCCGGCGTACTGACGCAGATTATGGACAGCCTGAGCGAACTCGAACTGTTCGCCCCGGCCACCGATGCCAAAGACAGTTTCCTGAACCGCAACTACTACGTCAGCTTAGGAGCCAACTTAGACGACTCGATCCGGTACACTGCTACGTTCCTGCTCATCAACTACGTTTATAACACCTTCATGAACATGGAGGAGGCCCCCGTTGAACCCGATAGCATGGGCAACCCCTTGCAGGCCATCCGCTACGTATTCCTGATTGACGAAGCGAACGTGATTTTCCGCGAGGGCAAGTCGCGGGCCTTGCTCGATGAAATGCTACGGCAGGTACGGTCGAAGGGTGTGATGGTTGTGCTGTTGTCGCAGCAAATCAAGGAATTCATTCAGGCCGACATGGATTTCTCGGCTAACTGCGCCAACGTGTTTTTGCTGAACATCAAAGACAAGAACATCCGGCAGATGGCCCGTTTCTTAGGGTTCGGCGAAAAGGAATCCCTGACTTTAGCCCGCAGCATGGAAAAGATCGAAAACGGCCAGGCCGTGATGAGCCTAAAAGAATTCAAACGCGGTGAGTTGGTGAAGTTGGAACGGTTTAATAAGTGA
- a CDS encoding Kiwa anti-phage protein KwaB-like domain-containing protein: MTVDQPSNLKQKLNGLKRINFDNLSTQLVVVKAVNRNRQFRYTLRYVPIEDKLSQRLHNLMQRKVESANICTEYTLDCLEPEVDMVLGMERSETDFSIIAEQLSELDPNVDIIQDVKELEQSSSYLIVMRDTEGIQLIGFKVLPENWKAKGRKNLISLLFKGNEFIDLDESPVFSISKTIDVVSFEDTLFILSKKEFERGLNYREGMKNSAQEFYNDVDVQKLFVNLDSLTNKVGDNIRLMRKVAHVKKLGYYKDPAFILRLCEVCTNRDWHEISFVNSQIVLSEDNIEAVLTILADQRLLSELTSNIYDVNSAKRFNNNR; the protein is encoded by the coding sequence ATGACGGTCGACCAGCCCAGCAACCTTAAACAGAAACTTAACGGTCTCAAACGCATCAATTTTGATAATCTTTCAACACAACTCGTTGTTGTTAAAGCTGTAAACCGTAATCGCCAATTTAGATATACATTACGGTACGTACCGATAGAAGACAAGTTATCTCAACGTCTTCATAACTTAATGCAACGTAAAGTCGAGTCGGCTAATATATGTACTGAATATACTCTCGACTGTCTCGAACCTGAAGTAGACATGGTACTGGGCATGGAGCGTAGTGAAACAGATTTTTCGATAATTGCAGAGCAGCTTAGTGAATTAGATCCTAACGTAGACATAATCCAGGACGTAAAAGAGCTTGAACAATCAAGTTCATACCTAATTGTGATGCGTGACACAGAAGGTATTCAGCTTATCGGCTTTAAAGTATTGCCCGAAAATTGGAAAGCCAAAGGTCGAAAAAACCTCATCTCCTTACTTTTTAAAGGCAATGAATTTATAGACTTGGATGAATCTCCCGTATTTAGTATATCGAAGACTATTGATGTAGTATCTTTTGAGGACACCCTGTTCATCCTATCGAAGAAGGAGTTCGAGCGTGGGCTGAATTATCGTGAAGGCATGAAAAACAGCGCACAAGAATTCTATAACGACGTTGATGTTCAGAAACTCTTTGTTAATCTTGATTCTCTTACAAATAAGGTAGGAGATAATATACGACTAATGCGTAAAGTCGCTCATGTCAAAAAATTAGGCTACTACAAGGATCCTGCATTTATCCTCAGATTATGTGAAGTGTGTACTAACCGAGATTGGCACGAAATTTCTTTTGTGAATAGCCAAATCGTTCTTTCGGAAGATAATATTGAGGCTGTATTGACTATACTGGCGGATCAGCGATTACTGTCAGAATTAACTTCTAATATTTACGATGTAAATAGTGCCAAAAGATTTAACAATAACAGGTAA
- a CDS encoding DGQHR domain-containing protein encodes MTDYFDPVTNRGTRKTLIFYRRQFIACPEKWETLTTLYNGLVWKQMKFEVANQDEIPEVEGLYMFTASPKKINAEFINYLFYVGEAQDLRVRYGDYLKKIHNPKSAQYKVHAVIDDYPDHLYFNYVEFPGLNKKGRKEIEDLFLTAFMPPINSKYPQGLERIVRAVYEQYMSINKAIQLPAIKGVIGDWIFYQTVIPFHEIIERIDNDHSIREYKTLDDVLQRDLSKRSKKIKDYLIREKTRFFNSIIIGLYGGNPNWYRFDFAPSAVPEMELDEHILDTIGILELTGSEKLFSIDGQHRIDGIKQALDQQSNKFRNDELPVVIVAHNDTKEGKVRTRRLFSEINTKALKVSGLDDLITNEDNPVDINTRRLYAEFVPFAKDEFIALNATPNISAEATELTSILNLREVNKLLYSDVYKFRDIRPAEEITENLYQISLSFWEQAVSNVSAYKAVLLDRSSTVADYRSKEGGSMLFRPIGIEILADGYHQWQKQKDETKTFWTQFTKIDDSLNGEYWSDVIWNPAKKTMISKSSVKFLREYIKYLLGLDHDVDYVLTEYSKMRGNERVDLVELPAVP; translated from the coding sequence ATGACTGACTATTTTGACCCTGTAACAAATAGAGGAACGAGGAAAACGTTAATTTTCTATAGGCGTCAGTTTATTGCTTGTCCTGAAAAGTGGGAGACATTGACAACTTTGTACAATGGCCTTGTATGGAAGCAGATGAAGTTTGAGGTAGCAAATCAAGATGAGATTCCTGAAGTGGAGGGCTTGTACATGTTCACTGCATCGCCGAAGAAGATCAATGCAGAATTCATAAATTATCTGTTCTATGTTGGAGAGGCACAAGACTTAAGAGTACGTTATGGGGATTATTTGAAGAAAATTCATAACCCAAAATCTGCTCAGTATAAAGTACATGCAGTAATAGATGATTATCCTGATCACCTCTACTTCAATTATGTTGAGTTTCCTGGGTTAAACAAGAAAGGTAGAAAAGAAATAGAAGATTTATTTCTAACTGCATTTATGCCCCCAATTAACTCAAAGTATCCACAAGGTTTAGAACGCATCGTCCGAGCAGTATATGAGCAGTATATGAGCATTAACAAAGCAATACAACTCCCGGCAATCAAAGGAGTTATTGGGGACTGGATATTTTACCAGACGGTTATTCCGTTTCATGAAATTATTGAACGAATTGACAACGACCATTCTATACGGGAGTATAAAACGTTAGATGATGTTCTTCAACGTGATCTGTCTAAACGTTCAAAAAAGATCAAGGATTATTTGATCCGAGAAAAGACGAGATTCTTCAACTCTATTATTATTGGTCTATATGGAGGAAATCCAAACTGGTATAGATTCGACTTTGCCCCATCGGCTGTTCCTGAGATGGAATTGGATGAACACATACTTGATACAATCGGCATATTAGAATTGACTGGTTCTGAGAAGTTATTTTCCATAGATGGTCAACACCGGATTGATGGTATCAAACAAGCCTTAGATCAGCAGTCGAATAAATTTCGTAATGATGAGTTACCAGTCGTCATTGTAGCGCACAATGATACAAAGGAGGGAAAAGTAAGAACGCGTCGATTATTTTCCGAAATCAACACAAAAGCGTTAAAAGTATCTGGCTTAGATGACCTGATAACGAATGAAGACAATCCAGTAGATATTAACACACGTAGGCTATATGCTGAGTTTGTGCCTTTCGCAAAGGACGAATTTATAGCGTTGAATGCCACGCCAAATATCAGTGCTGAGGCTACAGAATTGACATCTATACTCAATCTGCGAGAGGTCAACAAGTTGCTTTACAGCGATGTGTATAAGTTTCGAGACATCAGACCTGCTGAGGAGATAACAGAAAATCTTTATCAAATTAGTTTGAGCTTTTGGGAACAAGCTGTAAGCAACGTTTCGGCTTACAAAGCGGTGCTTTTAGATAGAAGTAGTACCGTTGCAGATTATAGGAGTAAAGAAGGAGGGTCTATGCTTTTTAGGCCAATTGGAATTGAAATATTAGCGGATGGATATCATCAATGGCAGAAACAGAAGGATGAAACAAAAACGTTTTGGACTCAATTTACCAAAATAGATGATAGCTTGAACGGAGAATATTGGAGCGATGTCATATGGAACCCCGCCAAAAAAACAATGATTAGTAAGAGTTCGGTGAAATTTCTTAGAGAGTACATTAAGTATCTGCTCGGATTAGACCACGACGTAGATTATGTTCTAACGGAGTATAGCAAAATGAGAGGAAACGAACGAGTTGACTTAGTTGAACTACCTGCCGTACCGTGA